A genomic region of Streptosporangium lutulentum contains the following coding sequences:
- a CDS encoding serine/threonine-protein kinase, which produces MTDRLLGKAPHGPDGGGAPGTAPEGQGRLVGRRYRLMSPVGRGGMGMVWHAHDVLLDRDVAVKELILPYGMDHAGKQVAHQRMLREARSAARLSHPGIVTVHDVVEEDGRPWIVMELVRAWSLEQAVRQSGPLPVVQTAEIGVRVLDALRHAHAAGIMHRDVKPGNVLLTSDRVILTDFGIAAIEGDSTITQAGMLMGSPAYIPPERLSGQRVTQASDLWSFGATLYAAVEGRPPYEGSDSMAVLGAILTQEPTRPQRAGALVAVLEGLLRKNPADRMSAAQVSDLLDRVLLSHGSSTPNRARPPHPPSMPVPGDSIPMHLMPPLESPSGPMPSRIIETPSGPVRVPYDPAASSSGGYPMPYDALSSPSGTHRTEQPAARPPAYPAPTHDVSSPSGGHPRGYDALRLPSAGLERNPSDAPAGSSGGFLDAASGSGAGLWPVAEPAPIAPARRDGAQDSQAVTSSGRSGSRSRRRSASGGGGWMRPRMLLLGGIGVLVVLVAALLVFLPSDTTGAPTTAAPSPASSGAADPEPLSEGPGEVPDGFEALDSGGISGAVPQGWTVKEGTGGAVVFSEPKSGGQTIVVTKVPVADPVTALGRADKEGLEDYIEVGVTAVRYRTWKAADWEYTYSQSNGVPMHGLTRYVAVNGQTAYEIAFKAQDLEWEKSSKVLETFFGTFTSTG; this is translated from the coding sequence ATGACCGATCGCTTGCTCGGCAAAGCCCCCCACGGGCCGGATGGCGGGGGCGCCCCCGGGACCGCGCCGGAGGGCCAGGGCAGGCTGGTGGGCAGACGCTACCGCCTGATGTCGCCGGTGGGCCGCGGCGGAATGGGCATGGTGTGGCATGCGCACGACGTCCTGCTCGACCGGGATGTGGCCGTCAAGGAGCTGATCCTCCCCTACGGGATGGACCACGCGGGCAAGCAGGTGGCGCACCAGCGGATGCTGCGCGAGGCCCGCTCGGCGGCGCGGCTCAGCCATCCGGGGATCGTCACCGTCCACGACGTCGTCGAGGAGGACGGCCGGCCCTGGATCGTGATGGAGCTGGTCCGCGCCTGGTCCCTGGAGCAGGCCGTACGGCAGAGCGGCCCGCTGCCCGTGGTCCAGACCGCCGAGATCGGCGTCCGGGTGCTCGACGCGCTCCGCCACGCGCACGCCGCCGGGATCATGCACCGCGACGTCAAACCCGGCAACGTGCTGCTCACCTCCGACCGGGTGATCCTCACCGACTTCGGCATCGCCGCCATAGAGGGTGACTCCACCATCACCCAGGCCGGCATGCTGATGGGCTCCCCCGCCTACATCCCGCCGGAGCGACTGTCGGGCCAGCGGGTCACCCAGGCCTCCGACCTGTGGTCCTTCGGAGCCACGCTGTACGCGGCGGTCGAGGGACGCCCGCCGTACGAGGGCTCCGACTCGATGGCCGTGCTTGGAGCGATCCTCACCCAGGAGCCCACCCGCCCGCAGCGGGCGGGGGCCCTGGTCGCGGTCCTGGAGGGACTGCTCCGCAAGAACCCGGCCGACCGGATGTCCGCCGCCCAGGTGTCGGACCTGCTGGACCGGGTGCTGCTCAGCCACGGCTCCAGCACCCCGAACCGGGCGCGCCCTCCGCACCCCCCGTCGATGCCGGTCCCCGGCGACTCCATACCGATGCACCTGATGCCCCCGCTGGAATCGCCGTCCGGCCCGATGCCCTCGCGGATCATCGAAACCCCCTCGGGCCCGGTGCGCGTGCCGTACGACCCGGCGGCCAGTTCGTCGGGTGGTTACCCGATGCCCTACGACGCGCTGTCCAGCCCCTCGGGTACGCACCGCACGGAACAGCCCGCGGCGCGTCCGCCCGCGTACCCCGCTCCGACGCACGACGTCTCCAGCCCCTCCGGCGGGCACCCGCGCGGCTACGACGCGCTGCGCCTCCCCTCGGCCGGCCTCGAACGCAACCCGTCCGACGCCCCGGCCGGCTCTTCGGGCGGCTTCCTCGACGCCGCCTCCGGCTCCGGGGCCGGGCTGTGGCCCGTCGCGGAGCCCGCCCCGATCGCTCCGGCCCGGCGCGACGGCGCGCAGGACTCCCAGGCCGTGACCTCCTCCGGCCGGTCCGGGAGCCGCAGCCGCCGCCGCTCGGCGAGCGGCGGCGGCGGCTGGATGCGACCTCGCATGCTGCTGCTCGGCGGCATCGGGGTGCTGGTCGTCCTGGTCGCCGCGCTGCTCGTCTTCCTGCCCAGCGACACCACCGGCGCCCCGACCACCGCGGCCCCCTCCCCGGCGAGCTCGGGTGCGGCCGATCCGGAGCCGTTGTCCGAGGGGCCCGGCGAGGTCCCCGACGGGTTCGAGGCACTGGACTCGGGCGGGATCTCCGGTGCGGTGCCCCAGGGCTGGACGGTGAAGGAGGGGACCGGCGGAGCCGTCGTCTTCTCCGAGCCGAAGAGCGGCGGGCAGACCATTGTCGTCACCAAGGTCCCCGTCGCCGACCCGGTGACCGCGCTCGGCCGGGCCGACAAGGAAGGGCTGGAGGATTACATCGAGGTCGGCGTGACGGCGGTGCGGTACCGCACCTGGAAGGCGGCCGACTGGGAGTACACCTACTCCCAGTCCAACGGCGTCCCCATGCACGGGCTGACCCGCTACGTCGCCGTCAACGGTCAGACCGCCTACGAGATCGCCTTCAAAGCACAGGACCTCGAGTGGGAGAAGAGCTCGAAGGTCCTGGAGACCTTCTTCGGCACCTTCACCTCGACCGGCTGA
- a CDS encoding DUF1116 domain-containing protein: MTLPMLSGEPEVITVGADVLGEALDAQAVPRVRVDWRPPMPGTEDDLARVLADPRRAAANDRAVGRLLSARPQLVGVRPAREALDLPEGTFLHAGPPIGWERASGPMRGALIGAMLLEGLAADAEEAEERLAAGRARLDSCHHHGTVGPMAGVVTPSMWMFEVRDAEHGGTAYCSLNEGLGKVLRYGAYGPEVLERLRWMGEVLGPVLRAALDETGPLDLTSLIAQALQMGDELHNRNRAATSLLVRELAPGIVDAAPGHAAEVLRFINGNDHFFLNAGMAACKVSTDAARDVPGSSLVVAMARNGTDFGIQVSGLGDRWFTGPAGVPDGLYLGAYGPADANPDIGDSTITETAGLGGFAMAAAPAIVRFVGGDVSDAMAATRSMYEITVAEHPAYQIPGLGFRGTPVGVDVTLVARTGLLPTVNTGIAGRVAGTGQVGAGLVSPPASAFTSALAALAEAADHDRISAV; this comes from the coding sequence ATGACATTGCCCATGCTCTCCGGAGAGCCGGAAGTGATCACCGTCGGCGCCGACGTGCTCGGCGAGGCGCTGGACGCGCAGGCCGTGCCCAGGGTGAGGGTGGACTGGCGTCCGCCGATGCCCGGCACCGAAGATGACCTGGCCCGTGTGCTGGCCGACCCGCGCAGGGCCGCCGCCAACGACAGGGCCGTGGGCCGCCTGCTGTCCGCGCGTCCCCAGCTCGTGGGGGTACGGCCGGCGCGCGAGGCGCTCGACCTGCCGGAGGGCACGTTCCTGCACGCCGGGCCGCCGATCGGCTGGGAGCGGGCGTCGGGCCCGATGCGTGGCGCGCTCATCGGGGCGATGCTGCTGGAGGGTCTGGCCGCCGACGCGGAGGAGGCCGAGGAGCGGCTGGCCGCCGGGCGGGCGCGGCTGGACTCCTGCCACCATCACGGGACCGTCGGCCCCATGGCGGGTGTCGTCACCCCGTCGATGTGGATGTTCGAGGTCCGCGACGCCGAGCACGGCGGCACCGCCTACTGCTCGCTCAACGAGGGTCTGGGCAAGGTGCTGCGCTACGGCGCCTACGGCCCCGAGGTGCTGGAGCGACTGCGCTGGATGGGCGAGGTGCTCGGTCCCGTGCTGCGAGCCGCCCTGGACGAGACCGGACCGCTGGACCTCACGTCGCTGATCGCACAGGCCCTGCAGATGGGCGACGAGCTGCACAACCGCAACCGCGCGGCCACCTCGCTGCTGGTGCGCGAGCTGGCCCCCGGGATCGTGGACGCCGCTCCCGGCCACGCGGCCGAGGTCCTGCGCTTCATCAACGGCAACGACCATTTCTTCCTCAACGCGGGCATGGCGGCGTGCAAGGTCAGCACCGACGCCGCCAGGGACGTTCCCGGCTCCTCACTGGTCGTCGCGATGGCCCGCAACGGCACGGACTTCGGCATCCAGGTCTCCGGGCTGGGCGACCGCTGGTTCACCGGCCCGGCGGGCGTGCCCGACGGTCTCTACCTGGGCGCGTACGGCCCCGCCGACGCCAACCCCGACATCGGCGACTCCACGATCACCGAGACGGCGGGGCTGGGCGGCTTCGCGATGGCGGCGGCCCCGGCGATCGTCAGGTTCGTCGGAGGCGACGTGTCGGACGCGATGGCGGCCACCCGGTCCATGTATGAGATCACCGTGGCCGAGCACCCCGCCTACCAGATTCCCGGGCTCGGCTTCCGGGGCACGCCGGTCGGCGTCGACGTCACGCTGGTCGCCAGGACGGGCCTGCTGCCCACGGTGAACACCGGCATCGCGGGCCGGGTGGCGGGCACGGGACAGGTGGGAGCGGGCCTGGTGAGCCCGCCCGCCTCGGCCTTCACCTCGGCCCTGGCGGCGCTGGCCGAGGCCGCCGATCACGACCGCATATCAGCAGTGTGA
- a CDS encoding FdrA family protein yields the protein MSTDAVRIRTGVYHDSVSLMRVSQALTALPGMEVAVVAMATELNRDIAVELGFDLPRTGPADLLIALRSSGPDVLETADAELERLLAGLAARTTGETGATERSPRTVRTAVRGNAATLALVSVPGPYAFAEAMDAIEAGLPVMIFSDNVPVEQEVLLKKRAEERGVLVMGPDCGTAVIGGVGLGFANVLRPGPVGVVAASGTGAQQVTCLLDLAGVGVSHVLGVGGRDLSADVGALSTLRALEALDADPATELIVLISKPPAPEVAHTVREAVAKLGTPVVTALLGPGQDDLTAATETALRTLGVPVPAWPSWPPAPTPPGAASDPPGAPTASGSPGAPDASGSPAASGSPGPSGSPTASGSRGPSGPSGPSGPSGPSGPSGPSGPSSPSGPSGRTLRGVYSGGTLCVEARLIAGTGEFTDFGDDAYTRGRPHPMIDPSLRLEALAEAPPGTVVLLDVVLGHGADPDPSVRLAPGVAAAVARGVPVVVVLVGSSGDPQGLTAQAEALQAAGATVFASNARAAAYAADVAANAV from the coding sequence TTGAGCACCGATGCGGTCCGGATACGCACAGGCGTCTACCACGACTCGGTGAGCCTGATGCGGGTCAGCCAGGCGCTCACCGCGCTGCCGGGGATGGAGGTCGCGGTGGTGGCGATGGCCACGGAGCTCAACCGCGACATCGCCGTCGAACTGGGCTTCGACCTGCCCCGGACCGGTCCCGCCGACCTGCTGATCGCGCTGCGGAGCAGCGGTCCCGACGTGCTGGAGACCGCCGACGCCGAACTGGAGCGGCTGCTGGCCGGGCTCGCCGCCCGGACGACCGGCGAGACCGGAGCGACCGAGCGCTCGCCGCGCACCGTGCGCACCGCCGTCCGCGGGAACGCCGCCACGCTGGCCCTGGTCTCGGTGCCGGGACCGTACGCGTTCGCCGAGGCGATGGACGCGATCGAGGCCGGCCTGCCCGTGATGATCTTCAGTGACAACGTGCCGGTCGAGCAGGAGGTGCTGCTCAAGAAGCGCGCGGAGGAGCGGGGCGTGCTGGTCATGGGCCCCGACTGCGGCACCGCCGTGATCGGCGGGGTCGGCCTCGGCTTCGCGAACGTGCTCCGCCCCGGCCCCGTCGGCGTGGTGGCCGCCTCCGGGACGGGGGCGCAACAGGTGACCTGCCTGCTGGACCTGGCGGGCGTGGGGGTCAGCCATGTGCTGGGCGTGGGCGGCCGGGACCTGTCCGCGGACGTGGGCGCCCTGTCCACCCTCCGCGCGCTGGAGGCGCTCGACGCCGACCCGGCGACCGAACTGATCGTTCTGATCTCCAAGCCCCCGGCCCCGGAGGTCGCCCACACCGTGCGGGAGGCCGTCGCGAAGCTCGGAACCCCGGTGGTGACCGCGCTGCTCGGCCCCGGCCAGGACGACCTGACGGCCGCCACCGAGACGGCCCTGCGCACCCTTGGCGTGCCGGTCCCGGCATGGCCCTCATGGCCCCCCGCGCCGACCCCCCCGGGCGCCGCCTCGGATCCTCCCGGCGCCCCCACCGCCTCCGGTTCTCCCGGCGCCCCGGACGCCTCCGGCTCCCCCGCCGCCTCCGGTTCTCCCGGTCCTTCCGGTTCCCCCACCGCCTCCGGCTCTCGCGGTCCTTCCGGTCCTTCCGGTCCTTCCGGTCCTTCCGGTCCTTCCGGTCCTTCCGGTCCTTCCGGTCCTTCCAGTCCTTCCGGTCCTTCCGGGAGGACGCTGCGGGGCGTCTACTCGGGGGGAACCCTGTGCGTGGAGGCCAGGCTGATCGCCGGGACCGGGGAGTTCACCGACTTCGGCGACGACGCCTACACCCGTGGCCGGCCCCATCCGATGATCGACCCGTCGCTCCGCCTGGAGGCCCTGGCCGAGGCGCCGCCCGGCACGGTCGTGCTCCTTGACGTGGTGCTCGGGCACGGCGCCGATCCCGACCCCTCGGTACGGCTCGCGCCCGGAGTCGCCGCGGCCGTCGCCAGGGGGGTTCCGGTGGTCGTCGTGCTGGTCGGCTCCTCGGGCGACCCCCAGGGGCTGACCGCCCAGGCCGAGGCGTTACAGGCCGCCGGGGCCACCGTGTTCGCGTCCAACGCCCGAGCCGCCGCGTACGCGGCCGATGTCGCCGCGAACGCCGTATGA
- a CDS encoding DUF2877 domain-containing protein, producing MTVGTRPRAPRAHARTHATGAVSTALRRILESPRRPARVLAAFPAGIYLEVRTELEPHVIAVVTGDATRLPNAMVITGSMPQVAVGDEGSVGDGSIEVGRLSLRAHRWWNPAPALGRVDPVRLARSLPVLAELCDRSPRRPGLEGNGAVALLAQGCAEASLLKSVTAAEQLVGLGPGLTPSGDDVLAGLLVALRHLGTAAGAGRAVWLADWLAAAVTFDARGRTTPISATLLHCAARGEASGEVLAVLRGLAGRQSLEPALHRLLQLGHTSGADLACGLRIGLAAIIDLEGGNR from the coding sequence ATGACCGTTGGAACGCGCCCGAGGGCTCCGCGCGCGCACGCGCGGACACACGCGACAGGCGCGGTCAGCACGGCCCTGCGCCGGATACTGGAGTCGCCCCGCCGCCCCGCGCGGGTGCTGGCGGCCTTTCCCGCCGGGATCTATCTGGAGGTCCGCACGGAACTCGAACCGCACGTGATCGCGGTGGTGACCGGGGACGCCACCCGCCTGCCCAACGCGATGGTGATCACCGGCTCGATGCCCCAGGTCGCCGTCGGCGACGAGGGGTCCGTCGGCGACGGCTCGATCGAGGTCGGACGGCTCAGTCTGCGGGCCCACCGCTGGTGGAACCCGGCCCCGGCGCTCGGCCGGGTGGATCCGGTCCGGCTGGCCCGCTCGCTACCCGTGCTGGCCGAGCTGTGCGACCGCTCACCGAGACGTCCGGGCCTGGAGGGCAACGGCGCCGTCGCCCTGCTGGCCCAGGGGTGCGCCGAGGCCTCGCTGCTGAAGAGCGTCACGGCCGCCGAGCAGCTGGTCGGCCTGGGCCCCGGGCTCACGCCGAGCGGTGACGACGTGCTCGCCGGGCTGCTGGTCGCGCTGCGCCACCTGGGTACGGCGGCCGGGGCGGGCAGGGCCGTCTGGCTGGCCGACTGGCTGGCCGCCGCGGTCACCTTCGACGCCCGCGGCAGGACCACCCCCATCTCGGCGACGCTGCTGCACTGCGCTGCCAGGGGCGAGGCCAGCGGCGAGGTGCTGGCCGTACTGCGGGGCCTGGCCGGACGGCAGTCCCTGGAGCCCGCGCTGCACCGCCTGCTCCAGCTCGGCCACACCTCGGGGGCGGACCTGGCCTGCGGACTGCGCATCGGCCTGGCCGCGATCATCGATCTGGAGGGCGGAAACCGTTGA
- a CDS encoding PucR family transcriptional regulator — MEPPVRLASTGTIIHGVAVGEVLGVSTLAGARVIAGERGLGRIVQRLNVMEVPDILAWVKPHELLLTTGYPLRNTPQSLDRLVIDLDERGLAALAIKLGRYLDRLPPEMVEQADRLGFPLIQLPDDVGFDDILNQVLTDILNRQAAVLARAEEAHRALVQVVLAGGGLREVAAEVAGLLDVAVAVLDGAGQMLVSAGPAEYVAALRGAPEGRHTSVPVVAGGHHHGRIVACGPVGSIGDSDIGILERAATVAALVVTRQEAVNAVESKYRADFLRDVLTGRAGGTERVASRAKTFGWDLERPVTVLVAELDPEGDERVAQDRLVSCWTAAMRRHDARGAVAGFSHEVVTIVDAAVDAGRLAKDAAGAFAECLPATFSTGASRVAVGAEALPEAYGQALKAARVGRQLHGNGAVAHFDQLGVYRLLSLVNDTAELHSFVSETLGSLASDADAENADLRRTLQVLLETNLNVAETARRLHFHYNTLRYRIGKLERMLGSFTEDAHLRLNLTLALHVLRMRGI, encoded by the coding sequence ATGGAACCTCCCGTGCGTCTGGCCAGCACCGGCACGATCATTCATGGAGTCGCCGTCGGAGAGGTCCTCGGCGTCTCGACGCTGGCAGGGGCCCGGGTGATAGCGGGGGAGCGGGGCCTGGGCCGGATCGTGCAGCGGCTCAACGTGATGGAGGTCCCGGACATCCTCGCCTGGGTGAAGCCTCACGAGCTGCTGCTCACCACGGGATACCCGCTGCGCAACACCCCCCAGTCGCTCGACCGGCTGGTGATCGACCTGGACGAGCGCGGCCTGGCCGCGCTGGCGATCAAGCTCGGCCGCTATCTGGACCGGCTGCCACCGGAGATGGTGGAGCAGGCGGACCGGTTGGGCTTCCCGCTGATCCAGCTTCCGGACGACGTCGGCTTCGACGACATCCTGAACCAGGTGCTGACCGACATCCTCAACCGCCAGGCCGCCGTGCTGGCCAGGGCCGAGGAGGCGCACCGGGCGCTGGTCCAGGTCGTGCTCGCCGGGGGAGGGCTGCGCGAGGTGGCGGCCGAGGTCGCCGGGCTGCTCGACGTGGCCGTGGCCGTGCTGGACGGAGCGGGCCAGATGCTGGTCTCCGCCGGGCCCGCCGAGTACGTGGCCGCGCTGCGCGGCGCTCCCGAGGGGCGCCACACCTCGGTCCCCGTCGTCGCGGGCGGGCACCACCACGGCCGGATCGTCGCCTGCGGTCCGGTCGGGTCGATCGGCGACAGCGACATCGGCATTCTGGAACGTGCCGCCACGGTCGCCGCCCTGGTGGTGACCCGGCAGGAGGCGGTCAACGCGGTCGAGAGCAAATACCGCGCCGACTTCCTGCGCGACGTGCTCACCGGCCGGGCCGGCGGCACCGAGCGGGTCGCCTCGCGAGCCAAGACCTTCGGCTGGGACCTGGAGCGCCCGGTCACCGTGCTGGTGGCCGAACTCGACCCGGAGGGCGACGAGCGCGTCGCCCAGGACCGCCTGGTCAGCTGCTGGACCGCCGCGATGCGCCGCCACGACGCGCGCGGCGCGGTGGCCGGGTTCTCCCACGAGGTCGTGACGATCGTGGACGCCGCCGTCGACGCCGGTCGCCTGGCCAAGGACGCCGCCGGTGCCTTCGCCGAATGCCTGCCCGCCACCTTCTCCACCGGCGCCAGCCGTGTCGCCGTCGGAGCCGAGGCACTGCCCGAGGCGTACGGCCAGGCGCTGAAGGCGGCCAGGGTGGGCCGTCAGCTCCACGGCAACGGCGCGGTCGCCCACTTCGACCAGCTCGGCGTCTACCGCCTGCTGTCGCTGGTGAACGACACCGCCGAGTTGCACTCCTTCGTCAGCGAGACGCTCGGCTCGCTCGCCTCCGACGCCGACGCGGAGAACGCGGACCTGCGCCGGACCCTGCAGGTGCTGCTGGAGACCAACCTCAACGTCGCCGAGACGGCCAGGAGGCTGCACTTCCACTACAACACGCTGCGCTACCGCATCGGCAAGCTCGAACGGATGCTGGGCAGTTTCACCGAGGACGCACATCTGCGGCTGAACCTCACCCTCGCCCTGCACGTTCTGCGGATGCGTGGCATCTGA
- a CDS encoding RNA-binding S4 domain-containing protein: protein MNETFELETEYIPLCDLLKYCGVADTGGQAKHFIADGNVMVDGEIELRKTCKIRAGQVVTGDGFEISVVAPGS, encoded by the coding sequence GTGAACGAGACCTTTGAGCTGGAAACCGAGTACATCCCACTGTGTGACCTGCTCAAATATTGCGGCGTCGCCGACACGGGCGGCCAGGCCAAGCATTTCATCGCCGATGGCAACGTCATGGTGGACGGTGAGATCGAGCTCCGCAAGACCTGCAAGATCCGCGCAGGGCAGGTCGTGACCGGCGACGGCTTCGAGATCAGCGTGGTCGCCCCCGGGAGCTGA
- a CDS encoding PucR family transcriptional regulator produces MIVTDLFVRAPLVSLAGETATGLQVTGVRVAARTASVSLAAGELLVLLDPDRTAWRLDAELSRAAEAGAAGLLVPGTESLLRSTVLLAERLGMPVLGCREDPLETAMRLAVLVASPEVDVARRVLAAHRVLDAGATALAEMRDRTSAVLGTEVTVLARDGAVLLGPFVPARFRTNVPVRQRLAGGGVAVPVLAPDGRTPELWLVTGGTAGDEEVLAVAAAAVQRSLALRRVDVERDARRRSGLLGELLQAGDDPGPSLRRRAAEAGWRLDGWHTGVRIGVSRAVDVVALSTDVVSALAAEGVAAVVVAEDDGWMAWVTNDTEPGPGPVNRLAAHVRQAQRRLADLDLHVGMARPHPGPGGIARTLSEARDAARLAGSRVETGRFLHVDRLGLAQLLLAWTRTDTFVPAAKSLLATLDSEPGDLIRTLTVYLDAESSLIEAAAVLGVHRNTVARRIVKIGQLLGVDLADPDTRLALHLACRVARI; encoded by the coding sequence GTGATCGTCACCGACCTGTTCGTCCGAGCCCCGCTGGTCTCGCTCGCGGGCGAGACCGCGACGGGACTCCAGGTCACCGGCGTGCGCGTGGCGGCGAGGACGGCGAGCGTCTCCCTCGCCGCCGGAGAGTTGCTCGTTCTGCTGGACCCCGACCGCACCGCCTGGCGACTGGACGCCGAGCTGAGCCGGGCGGCCGAGGCGGGGGCCGCCGGGCTGCTGGTGCCGGGAACCGAATCGCTGCTGCGCAGTACGGTCCTGCTCGCCGAACGGCTGGGGATGCCCGTGCTCGGCTGCCGTGAGGATCCGCTGGAGACGGCGATGAGACTGGCCGTGCTGGTCGCCTCCCCCGAGGTGGACGTGGCACGGCGGGTTCTCGCGGCGCATCGGGTTCTCGACGCCGGCGCGACCGCCCTGGCGGAGATGCGCGACCGTACGAGCGCGGTGCTGGGAACCGAGGTCACCGTGCTGGCGAGGGACGGGGCCGTACTGCTCGGTCCCTTCGTACCGGCTCGGTTCAGGACGAACGTCCCGGTGCGCCAGCGGCTGGCGGGCGGCGGCGTCGCGGTACCGGTCCTCGCCCCTGACGGCCGGACCCCGGAGTTGTGGCTCGTCACCGGCGGCACGGCGGGCGACGAGGAGGTTCTCGCGGTGGCGGCGGCCGCGGTTCAGCGATCGCTGGCGCTGCGCCGGGTGGACGTGGAGCGCGACGCCCGGCGCAGATCCGGCCTGCTCGGCGAACTGCTCCAGGCGGGCGACGATCCCGGCCCCTCGCTGCGCCGCCGCGCGGCGGAGGCGGGCTGGCGACTGGACGGCTGGCACACGGGCGTTCGCATCGGGGTGAGCCGCGCCGTGGACGTGGTGGCGCTGAGCACCGATGTGGTCTCCGCGCTGGCCGCCGAGGGAGTCGCGGCGGTCGTCGTGGCGGAGGACGACGGCTGGATGGCCTGGGTGACCAACGACACCGAGCCCGGACCCGGGCCGGTGAACCGGCTGGCCGCGCACGTACGGCAGGCCCAGCGCCGCCTGGCCGACCTCGACCTGCACGTGGGCATGGCCCGGCCTCACCCCGGTCCCGGCGGCATCGCCCGCACCCTGTCCGAGGCTCGCGACGCCGCCCGCCTGGCCGGGTCCCGGGTCGAGACCGGCCGTTTCCTGCACGTCGATCGCCTCGGCCTGGCCCAGCTCCTGCTCGCCTGGACCAGAACCGACACGTTCGTCCCCGCCGCCAAATCGCTGCTCGCCACCCTGGACTCCGAGCCGGGCGACCTGATCCGGACCCTCACCGTCTACCTCGACGCCGAGTCGTCCCTGATCGAGGCCGCCGCCGTCCTCGGCGTCCACCGCAACACCGTCGCCCGGCGGATCGTCAAGATCGGACAGCTCCTCGGCGTCGACCTCGCCGACCCCGACACTCGCCTGGCTCTCCACCTCGCCTGCCGCGTCGCACGCATCTGA
- a CDS encoding DUF917 domain-containing protein: MITEQDVAALDRGCVLLGSGGGGPSATMGTLLRRLLRVAPVPFLAVADLSPDAVVVPIGFVGATGLLDEKLPSGGELGEAIEVVARWSGVRVDAVMSLEAGGSNGIAVFCCGRPVVDADLMGRAFPRIGHMSTSRANVAAGPYAMVDAAGRTTVMDRCDPDAGDRMIRGALAASGGWAAFAHWPIRAADLPGQAIVGSLSRALGLGRTMLSLPGNAPRAAALGGRLAGTGRVVEVNRRPSGRGTVTILDHDGAVLRVEMENEYQVVFRDGVPVATTPDVLCLLESRTGAPIACYEVRPGHRVEVVQLPAPALWRRPDRLSQVSPAAFGIDVPPRLMGDGDAGGGPPHETGPPWKDGPPRGADQPDGGGW, encoded by the coding sequence GTGATCACCGAGCAGGATGTCGCCGCCCTCGACCGTGGCTGCGTCCTGCTCGGCTCGGGCGGCGGCGGGCCCAGCGCCACGATGGGGACGCTGCTGCGACGGCTGCTCCGCGTGGCCCCGGTGCCGTTCCTCGCGGTCGCCGACCTCTCTCCCGATGCCGTGGTCGTGCCGATCGGGTTCGTCGGGGCGACCGGACTGCTGGACGAGAAGCTCCCGTCCGGCGGCGAACTCGGCGAGGCGATCGAGGTGGTGGCCCGCTGGAGCGGCGTCCGGGTGGACGCGGTCATGTCCCTGGAGGCGGGCGGCAGCAACGGGATCGCCGTGTTCTGCTGCGGGCGGCCGGTGGTGGACGCCGACCTCATGGGACGGGCCTTCCCCCGGATCGGCCACATGTCCACCTCTCGGGCGAACGTGGCCGCCGGGCCGTACGCGATGGTGGACGCCGCGGGCCGGACCACGGTCATGGACCGGTGCGACCCCGACGCCGGAGACCGGATGATCCGCGGCGCGCTGGCGGCGAGCGGCGGCTGGGCCGCGTTCGCGCACTGGCCGATTCGCGCCGCGGACCTCCCCGGGCAGGCGATCGTCGGCAGCCTCTCGCGTGCGCTCGGCCTCGGGCGCACCATGCTGTCGCTGCCGGGGAACGCACCGCGTGCGGCGGCCCTCGGCGGCAGGCTCGCCGGGACCGGCCGGGTCGTCGAGGTGAACAGGCGGCCGAGCGGACGGGGCACCGTGACGATCCTGGACCACGACGGCGCCGTGCTGCGCGTGGAGATGGAGAACGAGTACCAGGTCGTGTTCCGGGACGGCGTGCCGGTGGCGACCACCCCTGACGTGCTCTGCCTGCTGGAGTCCCGGACCGGGGCGCCGATCGCCTGTTACGAGGTACGGCCCGGACACCGGGTCGAGGTCGTCCAGCTGCCCGCCCCCGCTCTCTGGCGCCGGCCCGACCGCCTGTCCCAGGTCTCCCCCGCGGCGTTCGGCATCGACGTCCCCCCGCGCCTGATGGGGGACGGCGACGCCGGTGGCGGCCCGCCGCACGAGACCGGCCCGCCGTGGAAGGACGGTCCACCACGTGGAGCCGATCAGCCGGACGGAGGCGGCTGGTGA